A single window of Patescibacteria group bacterium DNA harbors:
- a CDS encoding insulinase family protein, with the protein MFKKVTLKNGLRIITVPQKNTEAVTVLVLVKTGSKYEKKDINGISHFLEHMYFKGTKKRPTAMAIAETLDKIGGIYNAFTSEEYTGYYAKTIASEFETALDWVSDIFLNSTLAEKEMQKEKGVITEEINMRLDHPMTYVNVLWSKLLYGDQPAGWDIIGTKENIVNMTRKELVDYMNSQYVAANTIVCVAGNIGSDLAVNKVKKYFSKIKENDSEKKQKVIEMQSEPELIIQTRKTDQTHLCLGVRAYNLFHKDKYVQKLLSIILGGMMSSRLFVRVREKMGAAYYINTISDADPDTGCLFTQVGVDNRKVEKVILAVLDEYKKISKEKVNISELKKVKNYIKGKTALLLESSDALASFFANQELLEGKIMNLKEIFKMIDKITANDILKVSKDIFQPQKLNLALIGPFKNREKFKKMLKI; encoded by the coding sequence ATGTTTAAAAAAGTTACTTTAAAAAATGGATTAAGGATTATAACTGTTCCCCAGAAAAATACAGAAGCTGTGACAGTTTTAGTGTTGGTGAAAACTGGCTCTAAATATGAAAAAAAAGATATTAATGGCATTTCTCATTTTTTAGAACACATGTATTTTAAAGGAACAAAAAAAAGGCCAACAGCAATGGCAATTGCTGAAACCTTAGATAAAATTGGTGGAATTTATAATGCTTTTACTTCAGAGGAATATACTGGATATTATGCAAAAACCATTGCTTCAGAGTTTGAAACAGCTCTGGATTGGGTTTCTGACATTTTTTTAAATTCGACTTTAGCTGAAAAAGAAATGCAAAAAGAAAAAGGTGTTATTACTGAAGAAATTAATATGCGATTAGATCATCCAATGACCTATGTTAATGTCTTGTGGTCTAAACTGCTATATGGCGATCAGCCTGCTGGATGGGATATTATTGGTACAAAAGAAAATATAGTTAATATGACAAGAAAAGAGCTGGTTGATTATATGAATAGCCAATATGTAGCAGCAAACACGATAGTTTGTGTGGCTGGAAATATTGGAAGCGATTTAGCTGTAAATAAGGTTAAAAAATATTTTTCTAAAATAAAAGAAAATGATTCAGAGAAAAAACAAAAAGTTATTGAAATGCAGTCAGAGCCTGAATTAATTATTCAAACAAGAAAAACTGATCAAACTCATTTATGTTTGGGAGTAAGAGCATATAATCTTTTTCACAAAGACAAATATGTCCAGAAATTATTATCAATAATTTTGGGAGGAATGATGAGCTCCCGTTTATTTGTTAGAGTAAGGGAGAAAATGGGCGCAGCTTATTATATTAATACTATTTCTGATGCTGATCCTGACACGGGGTGCTTGTTTACCCAAGTAGGGGTAGATAATAGAAAAGTTGAAAAAGTGATTTTAGCAGTTTTAGATGAATACAAAAAAATCTCAAAAGAAAAAGTAAATATTTCAGAATTAAAAAAAGTTAAAAATTATATTAAAGGGAAAACAGCGCTTTTATTAGAATCTTCTGATGCTTTAGCTTCTTTTTTTGCAAACCAAGAACTTTTAGAGGGAAAGATTATGAATTTAAAAGAAATTTTTAAAATGATTGACAAAATAACAGCCAACGACATTTTGAAAGTTTCAAAAGATATATTCCAACCGCAGAAATTAAATTTAGCTTTAATCGGACCTTTTAAAAACAGAGAAAAATTTAAAAAAATGTTAAAAATATAA
- a CDS encoding DUF5667 domain-containing protein: MKRISILITLVFLFSLGAGAFAQDTEFTLPKAGITPESPFYFLDRLGEFLQEFFTFNPEGKAHLQITFAAERIAEIKIVLETKGVEARGLDVAQSRLQAHLAKAATIVTDQKAKGKDVSSLARELDDKFEAPKSALAQIFKEQERILEAKEDELKAQLKAAHRAGDVVLEETIAVELGQVLAQLELLELREEDIERELEAEEERIEEEIEAQHKAEKAIREAEEEKQEVLDEAVEEGVELPADAFAEFDNLLSQARGAFEAGNFLGARRLAKQAEESLEDVEEAVERLEEEKEKAEEEAEKEEEKLEEEEEE, translated from the coding sequence ATGAAAAGAATATCTATACTAATAACTTTGGTATTTCTGTTTTCTCTTGGGGCAGGAGCTTTTGCTCAAGATACCGAATTTACATTGCCTAAAGCTGGTATTACCCCAGAGAGTCCATTTTACTTCCTTGATCGTTTAGGAGAATTCCTTCAGGAATTTTTCACTTTTAATCCTGAAGGAAAAGCCCATCTTCAGATTACCTTTGCTGCCGAAAGGATAGCCGAGATAAAAATAGTTTTAGAAACTAAAGGAGTTGAAGCGAGGGGTTTAGATGTCGCCCAATCAAGACTTCAGGCACACTTAGCAAAAGCCGCCACTATAGTTACTGACCAAAAAGCAAAAGGGAAAGATGTTAGCAGTCTTGCCAGAGAACTGGACGATAAATTTGAAGCACCAAAATCTGCTCTTGCTCAAATCTTCAAAGAACAGGAACGAATCTTAGAAGCAAAAGAAGATGAACTCAAAGCCCAGCTTAAAGCCGCTCACCGAGCGGGTGATGTTGTCCTGGAAGAAACAATAGCGGTGGAACTTGGGCAGGTTTTAGCCCAATTAGAACTTCTGGAACTCAGAGAAGAGGATATTGAAAGGGAATTAGAGGCAGAAGAAGAGCGAATTGAAGAGGAGATAGAAGCTCAACATAAAGCCGAGAAAGCCATCAGGGAAGCTGAAGAAGAAAAGCAAGAGGTATTGGATGAAGCCGTAGAGGAAGGAGTGGAACTTCCTGCAGATGCTTTCGCAGAGTTTGATAATCTCCTTTCGCAGGCACGGGGTGCTTTTGAGGCGGGGAACTTCTTAGGGGCAAGGCGTCTTGCTAAACAAGCAGAAGAATCTCTTGAAGATGTAGAGGAAGCCGTAGAACGGCTTGAGGAAGAAAAAGAGAAAGCCGAAGAAGAAGCTGAAAAAGAGGAAGAGAAATTAGAAGAAGAGGAGGAAGAATAA
- a CDS encoding glycine--tRNA ligase, with amino-acid sequence MKNLMTKVVSLAKRRGFVFPGSDIYGGLANTYDYGPLGVELMRNIKNLWWKRFVNERDEIYGLDSGIIMSPKVWESSGHTSSFTDVLIDCKKCKNRIRADHLIEDYFEKKGKEIKVEGLSVEKIKDIIDKEKIPCLSCKAFDWTKPRKFNLLFETHIGIVPEKKSLAYLRGEIAQGMFVNFKNVLDSQSPDLPFGLAQSGAAFRNEITLGNFIFRTLQFNLSEFEYFFNPEKQKWEQLFDYWKKEMWAWTTEILGINKKNLRWRPHTDEERSHYSKKTEDLEYNFPFGSFKELYGLAYRTDFDLKNHMEKSGVDMRYTDKETGEKFIPHVVEPTFGMDRSFLVCLLDAYTEDKKEKRVVLKLKPSLAPYKAAVFPLLANKPEVVKKAREVYDILKTQFSTDWDDRGNIGKRYYSQDEIGTIVSITVDFQTLKDDTVTCRDRDSMVQIRVPILKLIEVIRKILKSEDFLKLGKIVK; translated from the coding sequence ATGAAAAATTTAATGACAAAAGTTGTATCATTAGCCAAAAGAAGAGGATTTGTTTTTCCTGGTTCTGATATTTATGGTGGATTAGCAAACACTTATGATTACGGTCCTTTAGGCGTTGAGTTGATGAGAAATATTAAAAACCTTTGGTGGAAGCGTTTTGTCAATGAAAGAGATGAGATTTATGGTCTTGATTCAGGGATTATAATGAGTCCTAAAGTTTGGGAGTCATCTGGTCATACAAGTAGTTTTACTGATGTTCTAATTGATTGTAAAAAATGCAAAAACAGAATACGAGCCGATCATTTAATTGAAGATTATTTTGAAAAAAAAGGAAAAGAAATAAAAGTTGAAGGTCTTAGTGTTGAGAAGATAAAAGACATTATTGATAAAGAAAAGATTCCTTGTTTATCCTGTAAAGCTTTTGATTGGACAAAACCAAGGAAATTTAACCTTTTATTCGAAACTCATATTGGTATTGTTCCTGAAAAAAAATCCTTGGCATATTTAAGAGGAGAAATAGCTCAAGGAATGTTTGTTAATTTTAAAAATGTTTTAGATTCTCAGTCGCCAGATCTTCCTTTTGGTTTAGCTCAATCTGGTGCTGCATTTAGAAATGAAATAACATTGGGAAATTTTATCTTTAGGACTCTTCAGTTTAATCTTTCTGAGTTTGAATATTTTTTTAATCCTGAAAAACAAAAATGGGAACAGTTATTTGATTACTGGAAAAAAGAAATGTGGGCATGGACAACTGAGATTCTTGGTATTAATAAAAAGAATTTAAGATGGAGACCGCATACTGACGAAGAAAGATCTCATTATTCTAAGAAAACAGAGGATTTAGAATATAATTTTCCATTTGGAAGCTTTAAAGAACTCTATGGTTTGGCATATCGTACTGATTTTGATTTAAAAAATCACATGGAAAAGTCAGGAGTTGATATGCGTTATACTGACAAAGAAACAGGTGAAAAGTTTATCCCTCATGTTGTAGAACCAACTTTTGGGATGGACAGGTCATTTTTAGTATGTCTTTTAGATGCTTATACTGAAGATAAAAAAGAAAAACGCGTTGTTTTAAAATTAAAGCCAAGTTTAGCCCCTTATAAAGCAGCAGTATTTCCTTTGTTAGCTAATAAGCCAGAAGTCGTTAAAAAAGCACGAGAAGTTTATGATATTTTAAAAACCCAGTTTTCAACTGACTGGGATGATAGAGGTAATATTGGAAAACGTTATTACTCTCAAGATGAAATTGGTACAATTGTATCAATTACAGTAGATTTCCAAACTTTGAAAGATGACACTGTAACTTGTCGTGACCGGGACAGTATGGTTCAAATAAGAGTTCCGATTTTAAAATTAATAGAGGTAATTCGAAAAATTCTTAAGAGCGAAGATTTTTTGAAACTAGGAAAAATCGTTAAATAA